aaatccaaATCATACTCATTGAGCTTCCTTTCTTCCGAGGAATTTACACGACAACCATCTGTTGAACTTTTTCCATGGTAGATAGCATCCCAAAATTCAAATGGCTCCTCACCTTCTTTAACAATTATAACTGGAGCCTTGGCACTTTCATAACGAACAACCTGAGAGGCAGCTGCCATGGCATTACTTGACATCCTGGGGGGACAATGTTTCCCAATCCATACATATAAAGCGGAAGGAATGTGAATAATGAAACCGCCACGAGAGTCGAGTCTGTCAGGGCCCGATTCACACAACAATTTAGGAACAAGATGAAGAGGATCATAAGGTGAGTGAGGCGCCATTCTATACATCCTAAGCACTGAGGCTGGGCTTGCAGGTAGAGCACGCACTCGTTTCTCAATCTGTAAAAGTTGACAAGCAAATCCCACATTCGGGTTAGTCACTCCTCTCGCTTTCTTAACATGCTGAAATGCATCCTCATAGCTCTGCCCCTTCTTCCAAATAAGATATGCAATTACTAAAGATGCTGATCGAGACACACCCTGGCAACAGTGAACAAAGACACACCCACCTTGTTCTCGAACATCTTCAAAATAATCAAACACATCATAGAGAATACTGCTAATATCCTCAGACGGGCAGTCCTGCAGCCATAGTGTCATGTAAACAAGTTCATTCTTAAAATATTCCGGGCAGACAAATCCGACACAATTCAGCACATGGGTGATTCCATTCTGGTGGAGAATTGTACGATTCTTTGCAACGGCATTGCTTCCTAAATACACATGATCCAGAATCCTTGAGCATTCTTTATCAAAAAAGGCAAGCTTGTCCTTCCTAAATTCGAATTCAATTGGAGGTTGATCAATAGTAGAATTTTCACGGGGTGTTAATGATCCAAGCCTTGCACCAGGAGTCGGAGGATTTAACCATATTCCAAGATCATCGAATCCAGCTCTCGGCCACTCATCACCGGTTGGTCTAGTAATAGAAAGAGGTTGGAGTGGTGGCAAGCATGCTCGTGCCTTGCTGTTCCATTGTGGCTTAGAACTAGACTTTTTTGGTGAACACTCGATCAACGAAATCGAACGTGAGCATGTCTTCCCAATTCTGTTAGAAGGTCCCTGATCCTTTTCATCCCCCAACATTTCTGAACGTTAAATTTTCACTCTGTAAAACCAATCATACCCATTTGAGGATTGTCCTGAAAAAACGCTAGGTGATATCAAAATCAAACCCTGATAAATGATAAAGAAAGAACGAAAATTAACATAAAATTCTAAACAGAGCCCACAAAGAAATTTCATCTACTTTAAGTATAAAAAAGTACACCAGTTTCATTTTTTCTACAAATTCACACAGATTCAAAGATTCTACCAAAAAGTCCACCAAATAATTAGTTATCTCACGTTCTACAAATGTATTCAACAATTTGACTTGCTTTGCCAATTTTTCTCAACCAAAGCCTATGACCGAACATTATTTCTTCAAGTTGAATAGAATGATAGGAAAAAACACACACATGACCCGAGTAAAACCCAGTAAACATGGCCACATAGCCAACGGAATTTCAACatgaattagaaaaaaaaatagaaaaagtgCAGGAAAATTCATCTCAACAAGAAACCCATGATGTGAAATAACCACCAACCACAAATCAGCCCCCAAGATTTGATTTCTGAACAGAAACGAAAGGAAAAACAAAAGGAACACATACGGACACTAATTTTCTCGCTGTTGGGTATTCGCAACCCGCATTTGACTAACGTAACAAAGTAAAAATTACACGAAAATGTTCGAAAACGAGGAAAAAAAACTAGGGCTTTGTTCTGTCTCTAAGAGAGAGAACGGAAATGGGGGAAGAGGAGAGAGAGAGAGCAGTTGACAGGTTGGCAATTTTATGGTGCTTCAAGGGAACCGGTCAAACTTGCCACCTCATCTGATTTGAAccattaatttttttactatttttttttatttttttccatttttttataaataattatttattattatttagatTCTCACATTATAGCTTGGatgttttttttgtttaatttaaatTGATTTGTTTAGTACGATTcggtttaaaaaatatttaaattccgtttttttattcaaagttagatttaaacttaaatttGAGGTTATGTTCAATGtagattttaaaatatgatatgtGATTTAGTGACATAAATATCTCATTGAGAAAAGCGCGGAGCCATGTGTTGCTCAACCCGAGCAATAGATAGCATAAGATGATTCGTAAAATGGTATGATGAAAGTAAAAAAATAGATAGTATatggaaaattttgattttgtttataatataaaaactattatgagaccgtctcacatgttaattttgtgagacatatctatTACTCGACtttttctataaaaaaatattattttttagtcaaaaatattatttttcatttctaatatGAATCAGATCTATTCTTCGCACTTACTCACAAGATATTATGTTTCTCCATGGATTGGTAATTATGTTCAAGTGATGGAATTTTTTTGTATTGAATAGGAGAAGTCACTTCCAaaaataattgtacatatttgatgattttttttttttttgaaaaatcctATTAGCCAAAATCGGTTgatatattgaaaaatattaaaatttaacataatgaaattattaaataatttataataaacaaTTTGGAGCTAGAACTCCTTAACTAATTTAGAATTAAAAATTATACTAAACTACAAAGTATATAGTTGTTGATGAAAATGACTTGTAGAATTGTTGTCTTTCTCAGCAATGAGAGGGCCAATTAGAGGTAgtttatcaaattaaataatcaagTAGATAaaccaatttttaaaataaaatttcttcgTGAAAACCTTTGTCATAccatttattatatgttatatGGCATTgcatattaataatatatagtttaaataatatttaacacAAAAAACTTATGTGAAAACAGtttcacgagtcaattttgtgcgacaaatattctatttgagtaaccaattaaaaaatattactttttagtgTAAATATGGACAAAATTGATATGTATCTCAAATAAAGATCCGTATAATCGTGTTCACAAAAAAGCTACGTGCTTCTTGggttttctttaatggttttcaGAAAAGACATGtgggaaaaataattttgatgagaagaaatttttatttggttttttcatgagaaaatataacaattaattaTTGCAAATGCTTAATTATATACCTGGATAACATTACTTTAGAAGTTAT
This window of the Primulina tabacum isolate GXHZ01 chromosome 12, ASM2559414v2, whole genome shotgun sequence genome carries:
- the LOC142520460 gene encoding protein-tyrosine-phosphatase MKP1-like, with translation MLGDEKDQGPSNRIGKTCSRSISLIECSPKKSSSKPQWNSKARACLPPLQPLSITRPTGDEWPRAGFDDLGIWLNPPTPGARLGSLTPRENSTIDQPPIEFEFRKDKLAFFDKECSRILDHVYLGSNAVAKNRTILHQNGITHVLNCVGFVCPEYFKNELVYMTLWLQDCPSEDISSILYDVFDYFEDVREQGGCVFVHCCQGVSRSASLVIAYLIWKKGQSYEDAFQHVKKARGVTNPNVGFACQLLQIEKRVRALPASPASVLRMYRMAPHSPYDPLHLVPKLLCESGPDRLDSRGGFIIHIPSALYVWIGKHCPPRMSSNAMAAASQVVRYESAKAPVIIVKEGEEPFEFWDAIYHGKSSTDGCRVNSSEERKLNEYDLDFKIFHRALAGGVVPPFSVTGTETCLPSRKDDWNKLRKKFASDFVKESMASISNCVALQVHKELDVMNTCNEVLEDSVDTCKEDFVSTDDLSTPSTSQCDSPDSFSSCVTSSPVWIEKTEFPDPLYDASLSRSPSFSLLDSFTSCLVTKSYSSSTSPSLSPTISDSSSSFNLSPSSSNSSDTSFVSAQTVAYELETRDAYPSKSGSVEEIVGPMDEYTRWLCNVDSPQTDETFSNINTSRTKSLCSASEEIFTILTSIDEASQVSENSARPLCSFAEDDAMSDAESNILSREASFEMVEEYPISDANSYIAEDEVLDRTTG